The Novosphingobium humi DNA window CGAATTTGCCGTTGGACGGGATATTGGCAAAGGCATCCATGCTGTTGCGGCGGATATTGCCCTTTGCCGTGGCAAACACCACCGAGAGCGCGCCCCAATCGGCCTCATCCTCAGGCAGCGGCAGCACGGTGGCGATCGTTTCGCCCTGATCCAGTGCGGGCAGCATGTTGACGATGGGGCGGCCGCGCGTGGCCGGGCCGCCTTCGGGCAGCTTGTAGACCTTGAGGCGATAGACCTTGCCGGCGGTAGAGAAGAACAGCACCGGATTATGGGTGGTGGTGACGAACATCGTCCCCACGGCGTCCTCTTCCTTGGTGGCCATGCCCGCGCGGCCCTTGCCGCCACGCGCCTGGGCGCGGAACGTGCTCAAAGGCGTGCGCTTGATATAGCCGTCCATCGTCACGGTCACGACCATGTCGTCGCGCTCGATCAGGTCTTCATCGTCAATGCCATCGGCGGCGGCGGTGATTTCCGACACGCGCGGCGTGGCAAAGGCGGCGCGCACCTCGATCAGTTCCTGACGGATCACGCCATAGAGCTTGGCCCGGTCGGCCAGAATCGAGAGATATTCGGCAATTGCCTTGGCCAGCTCTTCCAACTCGTCGCCGATTTCATCGCGGCCCAGAGCGGTCAAACGGTGCAGACGCAGGTCGAGGATGGCCTTCACCTGCGTTTCGCTCAGGCGATAGGTGGGGGCAGACAGTTCATCGCTGCCCTCCTCAATCGCCTCGACCAGACGGATATAGGAGGCGATTTCGCCCATCGGCCATTCGCGGGCCAGCAAGGCCGCACGCGCCGCGCCCGGATTGGGCGAGCCGCGGATGATGCGCACCACCTCGTCCAGATTGGTGACGGCGATCACCAGACCCAGCAAGATATGCGCCCGGTCGCGCGCCTTGTTCAATTCAAACTTGGTGCGGCGGGTAATCACTTCTTCGCGGAAGGCGATGAAGGAGGTGAGGATGTCCTTCAGCCCCAGCACTTCCGGACGCCCGCCACGGATGGCCAGCATGTTCGCCGGGAAGCTGGACTGCGCGGGCGTGTTGCGCCAGATCTGGTTGAGCACCACCTCGGGCGTGGCATCGCGCTTGAGGTCCACGACGACGCGCACGCCTTCGCGGTTCGATTCGTCGCGGATGTCGGAAATGCCCTCGATGCGCTTGTCCTTGGCCGCCTCGGCGATCTTTTCGACAAGGCCCGATTTGCCCACCTGATAGGGGATCGAGGTCAGCACGATCGAGCGGCGATCATTGCGTCCCGTTTCGATCACATGGCGCGCACGCATGATGATGCTGCCGCGCCCGGTGTTATAGGCGTTGCGCGCGCCGCCCTGACCAAGGATCAACGGAGCGGTCGGAAAGTCCGGCCCCGGAATGATCTTCATCAGTTCGTCGGTGGTGATCGCGGGATTGTCGATCGTGGCCAAGGCGCCGTCGATCACTTCGCCAAGGTTGTGCGGCGGGATGTTGGTGGCCATGCCGACCGCGATGCCGCCCGCGCCATTGACCAGCAGGTTGGGGAAGCGCGCGGGCAGGGCCTGCGGTTCGCTCTCCGACCCGTCATAGTTGTCGACGAAATCGACCGTGTTCTTGTCGATATCGGCCAGCAGGCTGTCGGCCACCTTGGCCAGACGCGCTTCGGTATAGCGCATCGAGGCTGGCGGATCGGGGTCCATGGAGCCGAAGTTGCCCTGACCATCGATCAGCGGCAGGCGCATCGACCAGTCCTGCGTCATGCGCGCCAGCGCGTCATAGATCGCTGCGTCGCCATGCGGGTGATATTTACCCATGGCGTCGCCCACGATACGGGCCGATTTGCGATAGGCCTTGGCGTGGGTAAAGCCGTTCTCGTGGCAGGTCCACAGGATGCGGCGATGCACAGGCTTCAAACCATCGCGCACATCGGGCAGCGCACGCGCCACGATCACGCTCATCGCGTAATCGAGGTAGCTGGTCTTCATCTCGTCGACGATATCGACGCGGGTAAATTCGCCCATGGGGCTGGCGGACAAGGTGGTTTCGTCGCTCACGCGCGTGTTTTCATTCTTCGATTGTTGTGGGACTGGCCCGGATTGCATGTCTCTAGGCCATGGCGTCGCCTATGGCCAGCGATTGCGTCGCCCAGTGGGCCGGATCGAATGCGTTTTCCACAATCGGGGCGCTCTTGCGTCTCTGCCATGCGCACAAAGTCGTAGTTCAATCGTGGTTCACACGCGACAGCCCATTAAGGCTATAGTTGCATTGACGCGGATTTGCCTTAACAAGCGCAACGTTGAGTTTGGGGCGGCACGCTCGTGCCATGCCAAGAGGAGATAGATTGCAATGAAGCTTTCCCTTTCGCGCTTTGCTGTGGCCGTGGCGCTGGCTTTGCCTGTTGCGGGCGCTGGCGTGATGGTGGCGACCCCCGCCATGGCGGCTCCGGCCGGTCCCGACCTTTCCAAGCCGTTTCTGGCCGTGGGCGTGCCGTTCCAGACCGCTCTGGAAAAGGTCAAGAAGGCGCCCAGCCCCGAAGGCATTGCCGATCTGCGCGCGCAGTATGAAAAGGTTCTGGCCGCCGCGACCAAGCCCGATGACAAGTTCACCGCGGGCAACTGGGGCATCCAGCTTGGCAGCCTGGCCAAGGACGATGCGCTTCAGGGCAAGGGCATCCAGCTGATGGTCGACAGCGGCAAGACCCCGCCCGACCTGCTGCCCAAGCTGCACTTTGCGCTGGCCCAGATGGCGCTTCAGGCCAAGGACAATGCGGGCGCCCGCAAGAACCTTGATGCCTCGATCGCGGCGGGCAACAAGGAAGCCGAGCCGCATGTGTGGCTGGCCGAAATCAATTTCGAGGAAAAGCAGACCAAGGCCGGTTTTGATGAGTTGAACAAGGCCATTGAGATCGCCGGATCGGCGGCGCCGGAAAACTGGTATCGTCGCGGTCTGGGCTTTGCCTATGAAGCGCGCGATTACGCGCAGGCGGTGAATTTCTCGACCAAGCTGGTCAAGGCCTATCCCGTCACCAAGAGCTGGTCGGCCGCGATTGCCGTACTGCGCGATCTGGGTCAGCTGCCCTCGCAGGACACGATTGACCTGATGCGCCTGATGGCGCGCACCAACAGCTGGGCCGAAGAGCGCGACTATGGCGAGTTCGTGCAGGCCGCTGACGCCCGCCGCAACCCGGCCGAAGTGAAGGCCGTGATCGAGGCCGGCGTGGCCGCAGGCAAGGTGGATGCGTCCAAGACCTTCTATGCCGAAGCGCTCAAGACCGCGACCACCCGCATCGGTCCGGACAAGGCCTCGCTGCCCGGTTTTGAAAAGGATGCGCGCGCCGCCAATGCGACCGTGGGCACCGTGACGGGCGCGGGCGACGCGTTCCTGTCCTATGGCGAATCGGCCAAGGCGATGGATCTCTACAAGATCGCCCTGACCAAGCCGGGCGTGGACAAGCCGGTCGTGCTGACCCGCCTGGGCATCGCGCAGGTGGACGCGGGCGATTATGCCGGCGCACAGGCTTCTTTCGCGCAGGTCGAAGGGCCGCGCAAGCCGATGGCCGAACTCTGGTCGCTCTATGCGGCGCAGAAGGCTGCGGGCAAGTAAGGCCAAAGCCTTTCAACCCACAAAAAAGGGGGCGACGGGAAACCGCCGCCCCCTTTGCATTGGGCCGGGGTCTTATTCGACCGGCGCGAATTTGCCGCTGGCCTCATCCAGCAGATGCAGCACGCCGTCCGAAATGGCGAAGAAGGCGCCGCGCAGGCGGAGGTTGCCCTTGGCCTCCTTTTGCGCCACGCAGGGAAAGCTGCGCAGGTTCTCGAGGCTGACCTTGACGCCCGCCTGCTCCATGGCGCGTTCGGCGGGACGGCCGGTGGTGCCGTGCTCATGCGCGACCGAATCGCGCGCCTCGTCCAGCAGCGAGATCCAGTTGGCGACAAAGCCGCCCTGACCCGGTTCGGCGCCATGCAGTTCCTGCGTCAGCGCCGCCTTGCAGCCGCCGCACATGCCGTGGCCCATGACGATGATCTCGCGGACCTTCAACACCTGGACCGCGAATTCCAGCGCCGCCGAAACGCCGTGATGGCCCGGCGTGGTTTCAAACGGCGGGACCAGCGCGGCCACATTGCGCACGACAAAGATCTCGCCCGGATCGACATCAAAGATCTGCGAAGGATCGACCCGGCTGTCGGAACAGGCGATCACCATGACTTCGGGTTGCTGCCCTTCGCGCAAAGCGCTCCAGCGTTCGCGGTGCGGGTTCCAGCCGGATTCGCGAAAACGGTGATACCCTGCGATAAGACGGTCAAGCGGCGGGGTGGCGGGGGCGTTACCCGTATCTGACATCTCGTTCTCCTGACGATGGAGGGCATCGGGGATTCGGCCCGTCATGCCCGTGGCTGCCGATTGCCCCGAAGCCTGTCCGAAGGCCAGCAGAAACTCAAACTTAACTCTGGAAAGAGCGGCATCATGCGCCTATCTGCCGGGTCATGAACGACCTCTCCACGCCTCTGTCGCCCGATTCCAATGCCACGGTTCAGCGCAAGCCGGACTGGATTCGCGTTAAAGCCCCTGTCAGCCGCGAATATGGCGCCACGCGCGACCTGATGCGCGGGCTTGGGCTGAACACGGTGTGTGAAGAGGCGGCTTGCCCGAATATCGGCGAATGCTGGACGAAAAAGCATGCCACGGTGATGATCCTTGGCGATGTCTGCACGCGGGCCTGCGCCTTCTGCAATGTCAAGACCGGCATGCCGCGCAAGGTGGATGTGAACGAGCCCGCTCATGTGGCCGAGGCCGCCGCCAAGCTGGGGCTGGAGCATATCGTGATCACCTCGGTCGACCGCGACGATCTGCCCGATGGCGGCGCGGGCCAGTTCGTCAAGGTCATCAACGAATTGCGGCGCACCACGCCCAATACGACGATCGAGATCCTGACCCCCGATTTCCGCAACAAGATGCGCCCGGCGATCGAGGCCATCGTGGCCGCAGGGCCGGACGTGTATAACCACAATCTGGAAACCGTGCCCCGGCTCTATCCCACCATCCGCCCCGGCGCGCGCTATTACGCCTCGCTGCGTCTGCTTGAAGAGGTCAAGGCCCATAATCCGCTGATCTTCACCAAGAGCGGGATCATGCTGGGCCTTGGCGAGCAGCGGCTGGAGGTCCATCAGGTGATGGACGACATGCGCAGCGCCCAGATCGACTTCCTGACCATGGGCCAATATCTGCGCCCGACGCCCAAGCATGCCGAGGTCAAGGAATTTGTGACGCCCGCCGCTTTCAACGCCTATGGCGCGATTGCGCGGGCCAAGGGCTTCCTTCAGGTTGCGGCCAGCCCGCTCACCCGCTCGTCCTATCATGCGGGCAAGGATTTTGCCGAAATGCGCGCCGCGCGTGAGGCCAAGCTCGCCAAGGCGGCTCAGGCAAAAGTTGGCGCCAAGGGCTGATACGTCAATGCCGAGTATTCATGAGACGCGCCGCCTGCCCTATTCGGCCAAGCAGATGTTCGATCTGGTGGCCGATGTGGGCCGCTATGGTGAATTTCTGCCCTGGGTGGTGGCCACCCGCGTGAAAAGCAATGACGGCCACGAAATGGTGGCCGACATGCTGGTGGGCTTCAAAATGCTGCGGGAAAAATTCACCAGCCGCGTGGTGTTCGACGCCCCGCGCGAATTGACCGTGCATTACCTCGACGGGCCGATGCGCGATCTGGACAACAACTGGAAATTCCGTGACGTCGACGGCGGTTGCGAGCTGGAGTTCGATGTCAGCTTCACCTTCCGCAACCCGCTGTTTGAAAGCCTTGCCGGGCAATATTTCGACAAGGCGTTCCGGAAGATGGTGGCCGCTTTTGAAGAGCGCGCGGCCAAGCTCTACGGTGGTGAACCGGCCTGAGGATCACGCCTCCTCGGCGGGAGCCTCCATTTTCGGCAGGAGCAGTTCGAGCGCGACCTTGACCGCCTCGGCGCGGATTTCGCTGCGGCTGGTGGGGGCAAAGAAACGCTCCTCGGCCAACACTTCCTCACTGTTGCGCTCGGCCTTGGCAAAGACCACAAGACCCACCGGCTTTTGCGCCGTGCCGCCATCAGGTCCGGCAATGCCGCTGATCGCCACGGCCACATCGGCGTCCGAATTTTTCAGCGCGCCCTGCGCCATCGCCCATGCGCAGGCGCAGGAAACCGCCCCGAACGTGTCGATAATGTCGGGCGAAACGCAGAGCAGTTTCTGCTTGGCCGCATTGGAATAGGTAACAAAACCGCTTTCCACCACCGCCGAGGAACCGGCGATCTCGGTGAGCGCGGCCGACACAAGGCCCCCCGTGCAGCTTTCCGCCAGCACGACCTTGCGGCCCAGCGCGCGGTTTTCCGCGATCACCTGTGCGGCCATTTCCATAATGTCGGGAGCGAAGAAGGATGCTTGAGTCATTGTGTGCAAATCACAATTTTGCCAAGGCGCGCCTGTCCGGCGCGCGACCCGAGGCCGATGGCAAGGCCGATGGCCTCAGCCGTGCTTTCAGGCGGCAGGGGGGAGAGGATCGCCAGCAGCCGGTCCAATTCCGAACAGCGGGCGATGGGGAGTTTTTCGGCGACCATGCCGGTCACCATGGTTTCCACGATCTGCTGTTGCTGCGGATCGGGCAATTGGCCCAAAAGGGCGGAAATATCGGTGGGCGCGCTCGCGCTCAACTTGTTGATAGCGGCCTTGGCGCCGGGCCAGAGCGCGGGCTTGGCGGCGGCATAGCGCTCGATCATGCCCCGCGCGGGGCCGCGCAGAAACGCGCCATCGGGCAGGGAGGGGCCGCAGCGCTGGGCCACCCCGGCAATCGTGCCGGGCAGGGCAAAGCCCACCAGCGAGGAAAATTCGGCGGGCGACAAACAAGGCTCGGCGGCGCGCGCCATGCCGGGAGCGATCACCAACAGAGCCGAAGCCGTCAGGGCAAGGAGCCGCGCCATCAGGCCAGCAACAGCGTTGCCGCCGCCTGCGCCGCAATGCCTTCGCCGCGCCCGGTAAAGCCCAGCTTTTCGGTGGTGGTGGCCTTGACGCTGACCAGACCCATATCGACACCCATGATCGCGGCCAGACGGGCGCGCATGGCCTCGCGGTGAGGGCCGATCTTGGGCGCTTCGCAGATGATGGTTACATCGACATGGCCGATGGCATAGCCCGCTTCGCCCGCCAGTTTCACCGCATGGGCCAGAAAACGGTCCGAGGCCGCACCCTTCCACTGGGGATCGCTGGGCGGAAAATGCTGGCCGATATCGCCGCGCGCGCAGGCGCCAAGGATCGCATCGACCAGCGCATGGATCGCCACATCGGCGTCGCTATGGCCGCTAAGGCCTTGATGATGGTCGATCCTGACCCCGCAGAGCCACAATTCCTCGCCATCCTCCAGCCGATGGACATCATAGCCCGTGCCCACCCGCACCGGAGGCAGCGTGGGCGCAAAATCGCCGGCATAGGTCAGCTTGTGCAAGGCTTCATCTCCATCAACCAGAGCGATGCCCAGACCATAGGCCTGAGCAACCTGCGCATCGTCCCCTGCATTGGTTGGGCCGTCCCACGCGCGATGCGCGGCCAGAATATCGGCAAAGCGAAAGCTCTGCGGCGTCTGGACCCGGCGCAAGGCCTCGCGGCGGGCTGGCGCCCCCATCAGATTGTCCGAGGCATTACACAAGCTGTCCACGACAGGCAGAACCGGAATTGCGCCGGGTTGAGCCTCAAGCGCCTTTTCCAGCCTTTCGACCACCGCCAGCGGCAGGATCGGACGCGCCGCATCATGGATATGCACGATTGCAGGCGCATCTGGTGCCAGAGCCTCCAGCCCCGCACGCACTGAATCCTGCCGCGAGGCGCCGCCCGTGATCAGCCGCACCGGCAGGCCATCCAGCGCCGCCGAGGCCACATCATGGGCACCATCGGGGATGACAACCACAATCGGCGCCACGCCCGCCGCCATCAGGCGCTCGACTGAATGGCGCACCACCGGCTTGCCGCGCCACGGCGCGAATTGCTTGGGCATGGGCTGGCCGGCGCGCAGGCCTGCGCCCGCGGCCACAACGATGGCGGCCTTAAGGGTATCTGCTTGAGTCGTGGCGCTGCTCATGGATCGCGCCGGTAATCCCTTGCTGTGCGCCGCGCAATCCTTTATGCGCTGCCCACTTTTTAGGCACGCCCCATAGCAGAACATCCATGACAGACACTCCGATCCCCCCCACCTTGAAGCCGATCCATATCGGCCCTGTCCAGATCGATTGCCCGGTCGTGCTGGCGCCGATGACGGCTGTCACCGATCTGCCGTTTCGGCGGATTGTGCGGCGCTATGGTTCCGGGCTGAATGTGACCGAGATGATCGCATCGCCCGCCGCCATCCGCGAAACACGCCAGTCGATCCAGAAGGCCGCGTGGGACCCGATGGAGGAGCCGGTCTCGATGCAATTGGTGGGCTGTGAACCCGATCAGATGGCCGAGGCGGCCAAGATCGCAGCCGACAAGGGCGCCTCGATCATCGACATCAATATGGGCTGTCCGGTGAAGAAGGTGGTCAATGGCGATGCCGGTTCGGCGCTGATGCGCGTGCCCGATCTGGCCGCGCGGTTGATCGAGGCCTGCGTCAAGGCGGTGGATGTGCCCGTGACGGTCAAGATGCGGATGGGTTGGTGTCATGACAGTCTCAACGC harbors:
- the lipA gene encoding lipoyl synthase encodes the protein MNDLSTPLSPDSNATVQRKPDWIRVKAPVSREYGATRDLMRGLGLNTVCEEAACPNIGECWTKKHATVMILGDVCTRACAFCNVKTGMPRKVDVNEPAHVAEAAAKLGLEHIVITSVDRDDLPDGGAGQFVKVINELRRTTPNTTIEILTPDFRNKMRPAIEAIVAAGPDVYNHNLETVPRLYPTIRPGARYYASLRLLEEVKAHNPLIFTKSGIMLGLGEQRLEVHQVMDDMRSAQIDFLTMGQYLRPTPKHAEVKEFVTPAAFNAYGAIARAKGFLQVAASPLTRSSYHAGKDFAEMRAAREAKLAKAAQAKVGAKG
- the gyrA gene encoding DNA gyrase subunit A, encoding MSDETTLSASPMGEFTRVDIVDEMKTSYLDYAMSVIVARALPDVRDGLKPVHRRILWTCHENGFTHAKAYRKSARIVGDAMGKYHPHGDAAIYDALARMTQDWSMRLPLIDGQGNFGSMDPDPPASMRYTEARLAKVADSLLADIDKNTVDFVDNYDGSESEPQALPARFPNLLVNGAGGIAVGMATNIPPHNLGEVIDGALATIDNPAITTDELMKIIPGPDFPTAPLILGQGGARNAYNTGRGSIIMRARHVIETGRNDRRSIVLTSIPYQVGKSGLVEKIAEAAKDKRIEGISDIRDESNREGVRVVVDLKRDATPEVVLNQIWRNTPAQSSFPANMLAIRGGRPEVLGLKDILTSFIAFREEVITRRTKFELNKARDRAHILLGLVIAVTNLDEVVRIIRGSPNPGAARAALLAREWPMGEIASYIRLVEAIEEGSDELSAPTYRLSETQVKAILDLRLHRLTALGRDEIGDELEELAKAIAEYLSILADRAKLYGVIRQELIEVRAAFATPRVSEITAAADGIDDEDLIERDDMVVTVTMDGYIKRTPLSTFRAQARGGKGRAGMATKEEDAVGTMFVTTTHNPVLFFSTAGKVYRLKVYKLPEGGPATRGRPIVNMLPALDQGETIATVLPLPEDEADWGALSVVFATAKGNIRRNSMDAFANIPSNGKFAMRFEEGDDDRLIGVALLSQDDDVLLASRQGKAIRFAADEVREFTSRTSTGVRGMLLKGDDEVISLSILHRVGTSSEEREDYLKFAPWKGEKEGEPSISAERMAELAAREEFILTVCTNGYGKLSSAYEYRRTGRGGQGITNIDNIARNGEVVASFPAVQADQLMLVTDQAKMIRLPLSSLRVIGRGSAGVRLFNVADNEHVVSAVRLAESEAEDESVEEAAPEGQAGEGTAGE
- a CDS encoding carbonic anhydrase, producing MSDTGNAPATPPLDRLIAGYHRFRESGWNPHRERWSALREGQQPEVMVIACSDSRVDPSQIFDVDPGEIFVVRNVAALVPPFETTPGHHGVSAALEFAVQVLKVREIIVMGHGMCGGCKAALTQELHGAEPGQGGFVANWISLLDEARDSVAHEHGTTGRPAERAMEQAGVKVSLENLRSFPCVAQKEAKGNLRLRGAFFAISDGVLHLLDEASGKFAPVE
- a CDS encoding type II toxin-antitoxin system RatA family toxin, which translates into the protein MPSIHETRRLPYSAKQMFDLVADVGRYGEFLPWVVATRVKSNDGHEMVADMLVGFKMLREKFTSRVVFDAPRELTVHYLDGPMRDLDNNWKFRDVDGGCELEFDVSFTFRNPLFESLAGQYFDKAFRKMVAAFEERAAKLYGGEPA
- a CDS encoding tetratricopeptide repeat protein, with the translated sequence MKLSLSRFAVAVALALPVAGAGVMVATPAMAAPAGPDLSKPFLAVGVPFQTALEKVKKAPSPEGIADLRAQYEKVLAAATKPDDKFTAGNWGIQLGSLAKDDALQGKGIQLMVDSGKTPPDLLPKLHFALAQMALQAKDNAGARKNLDASIAAGNKEAEPHVWLAEINFEEKQTKAGFDELNKAIEIAGSAAPENWYRRGLGFAYEARDYAQAVNFSTKLVKAYPVTKSWSAAIAVLRDLGQLPSQDTIDLMRLMARTNSWAEERDYGEFVQAADARRNPAEVKAVIEAGVAAGKVDASKTFYAEALKTATTRIGPDKASLPGFEKDARAANATVGTVTGAGDAFLSYGESAKAMDLYKIALTKPGVDKPVVLTRLGIAQVDAGDYAGAQASFAQVEGPRKPMAELWSLYAAQKAAGK
- a CDS encoding bifunctional 2-C-methyl-D-erythritol 4-phosphate cytidylyltransferase/2-C-methyl-D-erythritol 2,4-cyclodiphosphate synthase; translated protein: MSSATTQADTLKAAIVVAAGAGLRAGQPMPKQFAPWRGKPVVRHSVERLMAAGVAPIVVVIPDGAHDVASAALDGLPVRLITGGASRQDSVRAGLEALAPDAPAIVHIHDAARPILPLAVVERLEKALEAQPGAIPVLPVVDSLCNASDNLMGAPARREALRRVQTPQSFRFADILAAHRAWDGPTNAGDDAQVAQAYGLGIALVDGDEALHKLTYAGDFAPTLPPVRVGTGYDVHRLEDGEELWLCGVRIDHHQGLSGHSDADVAIHALVDAILGACARGDIGQHFPPSDPQWKGAASDRFLAHAVKLAGEAGYAIGHVDVTIICEAPKIGPHREAMRARLAAIMGVDMGLVSVKATTTEKLGFTGRGEGIAAQAAATLLLA
- a CDS encoding CinA family protein, yielding MTQASFFAPDIMEMAAQVIAENRALGRKVVLAESCTGGLVSAALTEIAGSSAVVESGFVTYSNAAKQKLLCVSPDIIDTFGAVSCACAWAMAQGALKNSDADVAVAISGIAGPDGGTAQKPVGLVVFAKAERNSEEVLAEERFFAPTSRSEIRAEAVKVALELLLPKMEAPAEEA